The genomic DNA TCTGAggtacaaaaaagaacaaaaaaccaaaaacaacaaaaaaaacctcaaaaatacacacattGGTCCTTCTTTTGCTTGCAGAGAACTTGCTGTGCAATTAAAACAGTACATGTGTAAAAACATTAACACCCTCAGTCCAGTGGTTAATGCACCTCACACATCGAGAGCCAAAACCTCAGGTGTGTGTTGCTCAGGTGGGCCGCTCGGGTGGTGTGTGTTGCTCAGGTGGGCCGCTCGGGTGGCGTGTGTTGCTCAGGTGGGCCGCTCGGGTGGTGTGTGTTGCTCAGGTGGGCCGCTCGGGTGGCGTGTGGTGCTCAGGTGGGCACAGAGGCCCTGGCTTCATGTGTAGTGCCTCCGCTGTCCTCCCTCTGCTGACGGGCACAGACTTGCCAGTCTGGTGTGCATTAGCACAGCAGGCCACCAGGGAGCGCTGGTCAGCTAACTTCGTCATTACGGTTTATTTACAGGCAAAGTATAGTAATGTGATGTGATCACGAGAGTCTGTAgctcaggggtgtgtgtgtgtgtgtgtgtgtgtgttatctggtAGATGAGTGCATTTGTTGCGTGTTCATCTGGCGGCCGCAGGAGCCAACAGGTGAGCTGGTTTACTGGGTATGGGTGGTTTGACATACGGGGAACTCGGTTTGGTGTTAAAGTTCCTCCTCAACTGGGCCACACGACTTCCATAGGAATTACTGGTCATCTGATCATTTACTACTGcttaagtgagagagagagagagagagagagagagagagagagagagagagagagagagagagagagagagagagagagagagagagagagagagagagagagagagagagagagaatgagtgtcAATAGACATTAGAACAGAACGTGGGGTAACCTCAACCTCAGGCTCACCCAAACATTCAATCATCAGTCCTAGTCTTGTAATGATAAGCTTTTTATTGGCTGTAAATCTCCACTGCCTGTAGAAAGCTTTTAGGACCCTGACATGGACCAGCTGGGAATTCAATATACACAGCCGCCTTtcctctgtgtgcgtgtgtgtctctctctctctactgctACCCACATGGGACAGATCTGGAGGTCACTGGAGAAAAAGGGATGGATAGCCACAAAGCtgggaaatagagagagagaacgaaagagagagagagagagagcgagagagagagcatgcgcATGCGAGAGTGAtagcaagtgtgtgtgagcgagagagagttaGCTCTAGGCCCTCTAAGCCCTCAGGGAGAAGCTAAAAATACTGTCTATCTCACTCTTCTGGCTGCTCCTCGGAGTCTGAACAGCATCTGTCTCTGCGGTGCTGTCCgccctctccctctccgtctgtctctccctcgctctctctagttctctctctctcttcctctctccctcatcccgACCCGCGAGTGGTCTATTTTCTCCTGAATGACACTGTGCACCCTCCTTCGCCTTCACCCTCAACACTCACTTGCCTCTCCCCCTTAcaccgtctgtctctctgtccctcttctctcccctgtctgactctcccctgtctcactgacattgtccctctctctcactttccgtCTTCCCCTCTGTGTCATTCTCTCATACATAGACACACTTTTTCTTGATCTATTTTTTTGCTGTCTCtatccctctgtccctccctccctccctccctcctctcctgccctcccccccctccctccctcctctcctgccctcccccccctcctctcctgccctcccccctccctccctccctctctctccgtcaGTTTCTGCCCTTTGATCTGTACCTTCCTCTTAATGTCTCTCTGTCCGCTCCCCGCAGCCGTGACCCTCTGACTGTGTTAGGCTGTCACCATGGAGACCATGGTTTAGCAATGGGTGGAAGccttccctctctcacacacacacacacacacacacacacacacacacacacacacacacacacacacacacacacacacacacacacacacacacacacacacacacactctttcttttTCCTGTCCTTATGTCTTACATTCTCTCACTTTCTTCTTTGTTTATATAAATGACATAAAATGGGACGGACCAATCAAAGTGGTAAAACCCCATAATTTTCTTTATCTCTACTGCAAACGTGCAAATACACGTCACCCTGACACACTGAATGGCCCTTGTCCCCAAAGCAGCTGGGAGCTTCAGATTCCTAAGGCGTATCATATCAGACTGAACTAAAGCTTCAGGTTTGCCCTCACGCCCATGAACCTGTACTGCCTACCAGCAGATCCAGCCCTTTCTCACCCTCATAATTAACACAGAGATGTCTCTGGGCGTGATCAATAATTAAACATGGaggaaaacacacacccacacacacaggaaagtgGGAGTATtttgggagtgagagagagagagagagagagagagcgcactgCAGCGTGTCCGAGGGTCAGGGAGCAGGCagggcacagcacacgcacTACGGCCTCCTCAGCACGCATGCTCCACTGACCTGGGACCAGCTGCCTCAGCTCTGCCTGCAGTGCTATGGTGCAATGTGTGACATCCAGTGAGCTAATGGTTTGGGTGATCGCTGTCAGGAGACACCGTTTCAAGGCTGAGCGATGACAGAAGAGTTTACACGCCAAGGTTTGGCCACAAACGTGTTTCTAGGTATCGTTGGTAAATGTTCAGTGGATTTTCAGTGTGTTAACAGACTTTCCCAACAAGAAGTTGTTCTCCAAAACGGATATAGCACGTCTGGTTTCCCCTCACTATAAAGACAGCAGCTACTTCGGTCAAAGTTGCAGTAGCACTACAtatccactagatggcagtcaCTTTGGACTACACATCTGCCTATGACTTGTGCTATTCATCACTAGCAGGTTCTATACACTGATACCAGAGATGGTAGGTTACATTCACTCAGTGATTAAatatacatgcatatacattaaatatacacaatttgtgaatgtatatgtacatatattttaATGCTGAAGAGATGCACTTCATGCTTAGTGGGTACATCTAAGaaggtaaaacacacttttgtgtgtgtgtgtgtgtgtgtgtgaatatctgGGGTAGTGGGTGGACTGTGCTGATTTACCTCTTTCTTGGGTGGGCGTGTCCTGTGGGCGAGGCGTCTCTTTGACCGACAGCTGCTCCTTGGCGCTCCTCTGCAATTGAAGCCCGTTGAGTCTCTCAGTCACAAACGCATGTGAGTTCATCCTGTGTGACTTGTAAACAGCCACATCACTGCTGTAGTTGGACACAGAGTCTGCGGAGTCGGAAGAGTCCGAGTCATCCTTCGCGTCCTCGAGAGACTGGTCCGAATCGCTGTCCTGCTTCTGGGGGCCCGGAAGAGGAGCTGAGGGGCTCGTATTCTCTGCCTTCTGTGAGAGGAACAGGAAATGGAAAACAGGAAATAAACCCTCAGCAACAACTAGAACAATACAGACCATGAGGGCTGAAAGAGCAAGAAggacaataacaaaaacaactgtGGTCTGCCGATCAGCCTGTGGAGGCCTGCACATTTGTACACAGATGGAATGTTAAGGATGTTTACATTAGTATACACAGCAAGACATTATAATAACCTCACTCAAAACCAAACTGCTCAAAACACCTAACGCAGCACAGCAGTCCAACAACATGCCACctcgcacgcacatacacgggCTCCCCAATCCTGTTAGCATCCTTGTTATTCAACATCCAATAGCCTGcatccccctccccaccctcccccactcacttTAAGCAGTAGTGCGATCCCTGGCTCCGGGCCGGGCTGCTGTGCTGTTCTGCTGGGCGAGCTGATCTTGACGGGCTCGGTCGTCTGAGGCCTGCTCACAGAGGCACCGCAGAAAGAATACATTTGCATTCACCTACACATTTTTTACATCACAATGGCTATTCACTCTCGCTGAAGGCTAATTTTGCAGGTATTTTAGTACTTGTGCGACTTTTTCCAGGATATGATTCAGCGGCTGAACTTAATGTAGTAGATGCTGCAGCTATGAGACACCCTTTCCCACCGAATTGGTGTATCCAGATAACGCACTGGGCATGTAAGGAAGTGCCACCCTAACTGAGTGAGGCctggattagtgtgtgtgtgtgtgtgtgtgtgtgtgtgtgcgcatgctaACGTCGAAGACGCTGCTTCACGACTCAGTACCTGTTGACCTTGTTGAGGCCTGCGCGGTTTTGCTCCCTGAGTTCTGATAGGATGAGTTTGGATGATTTAAACTCCTCGGTCTCACCAATGACGTACACGTGCACGTCTCCATCACGCCCCAGGAGCCAGCTCACGCTCTTAGAGGGACCTGGGAACACGGCGAGGAACGCAACGTCTTCACATGCACCATGTACACgtgctctccacacacacacatgcactggcatAATCACGCCTTTTGTATTATGCTATGAATCTGTGAAGCAGTACTGTTTATGTAATCCCACTCTAATCCCACCACTGTTCCTATAATCCCATATTTTGCAAAGTGAAAAGAGGCTGTAGTATTTAGAATATGTATGTGAGGaacaaaatgaaagaaaattaCCAATGTATTGTATGGACCATAACCTATAATGGATGACAATGGCCTCTCTCCTGTGCCGTCATATCCAGTACAAAGTTAAACCTTgcaccagcagagggcgctatgACATAACGAGTGGGGAGTCTGCATAGCCAGTTTTTTTAAATAGGGATCATGCAGGTTTCACTCTGGAGTCTTTTCACTGGAAAGTACTCCACTTTAAAGCAGTAACTCTCACTATCATGTTTCCATGATTATTCAATTTGGAGTGTTACATATAATGGAAACAGATTTCAGCAGTAAAATTGTCCTAAATTATATCAAGTAATAGTGATGCCTGGAAATTGGggacactcactcactctatgcACAAATGCAATGCAAtgcaatgcacacacacgcacacacagccccacaaaAGGTACATATCCAATACATTCCTTCTCACCGTTGTATCACACCATTCTACTCATCGTGTCAATATAATGTAACCATATTGAATTGCACAGAGCGTAATGTCAACGTCTGATCAGGTGCAACATGATGAATGATCATTAAAAATGCTTACATAAGAAACCTCTAAAGCATGTGACACCAGAGCACAGGGAATTTAAGGCCATGCAAAATGACTATTTAGGAGCCCGTTCCATGTAAGGCATGAAGAGGAGGAGCCTGAGCTCTGAGTAGCGACTGGAGATCTGTTCGatagggcttttttttttttgactgatCGGCATCCGCGTTAGAGAAAATTCAACGCTCTGCTGAGTGTGACAAAAGCAAGCAGGCACGAGGGAGGCAGGCTGAGCTCGGTCCGCAGGTCGGCCACGTGTGTGGGACATGCGGGACAGAGATAAagacagacgcacacacacgggaTCGCATGACAGCACAGATTGGGGCGTGAAAGAAGAGAATCGCTTAGGCTGGCAACAGTGGTAATGCCATCTAAATGACAGCTCCCGACTCTGGTTATagaccacacacacgctcccgACTCTGgttatataccacacacacgctcccgACTCTGGTTATAGACCACACACACGTTCCCGACTCTGGTTATagaccacacacacgctcccgACTCTGgttatataccacacacacgcaccgtaAATGCCTCACTATCATCATCGTCTACAATTAAAAACTACACTTGTTGGACAGGCTGTCCCTTTCCTCCTGAGAAACTCAACAGATCTCTTAAAATGTCCTCCAATCTGATTTCTAATTTTATGGTAGACATTCCATATCTGTTGTCACGGGTGCGTTGAGTTCCCCTGGCACCCATCAGCTTCTGGGAAGGCCCCGGGGTTACAAACACAAGGCAACAAATACTTCACAAGATGTTCCTGGTGGCAGCAGGTGCAGAACAGAAAGCATGCGAGAAATTCACAAAGCCCCACAAAATGGCATGCAAGGAATTGGCGAGATAAAGCTCTGAAAATACCACACTGGAAAACTAATCCTCAAACGGCAGAACTCTACAGTGAGCAGAACAACACGCGACACAGCAGCTGTGAAGTCGAACCTCATTGCAGGCCTTAATGTATTTGTTATGAAGGCCTGTGCGGTGCCCACTATAAGTGTCGGCCCACTATAAGTGTCGGGGGGGAAACGTTTACTCTGTCAGTCCTTGCAAAGTCACTCTGAACAGCTGAAGCTGAGGTGATTCTGTTgcgtttgttttttcttttttcatacTTAACAATTTCGCGTGCAAGTTCGCCGTTCCCATGGCATGCCTGTGGCTTCTGCTTCTGAGGGGCCTTCTGACCTGGAGGCCTGTTTTGTATGCATGTTCTGGGCATTATTGTTTCTAATGTAAATAAGTCACGTGGCTATGTACAAGGCAGCTGGTGCAGTGAGACATTtgtacacatacaacacatgTGAGTGTTGGGGCAGCTCTGCCTCTTGATAATGTgggtgtgtacacatgtgtaggAGTTCTAAAAGCTGTTCACTGGTGATTAGGCACGTGGTATAAACACGtgaagagcaggagagagagagagagagagagagagagagagagagagagagagagagagagagagagagagagaaccattTACTAGATTACCCTTATTACAAAACGGTTTAGTAAATCTATTCAGATTTACTGCT from Brachyhypopomus gauderio isolate BG-103 unplaced genomic scaffold, BGAUD_0.2 sc135, whole genome shotgun sequence includes the following:
- the LOC143499448 gene encoding uncharacterized protein LOC143499448 isoform X1 codes for the protein MLQQILADMYVDPDVLEALNDDQKKILFLKMREEQVRRWKEREEREGKEGRMEKTRTKKGPSKSVSWLLGRDGDVHVYVIGETEEFKSSKLILSELREQNRAGLNKVNRPQTTEPVKISSPSRTAQQPGPEPGIALLLKKAENTSPSAPLPGPQKQDSDSDQSLEDAKDDSDSSDSADSVSNYSSDVAVYKSHRMNSHAFVTERLNGLQLQRSAKEQLSVKETPRPQDTPTQERAVVNDQMTSNSYGSRVAQLRRNFNTKPSSPYVKPPIPSKPAHLLAPAAAR
- the LOC143499448 gene encoding uncharacterized protein LOC143499448 isoform X2; this translates as MLQQILADMYVDPDVLEALNDDQKKILFLKMREEQVRRWKEREEREGKEGRMEKTRTKKGPSKSVSWLLGRDGDVHVYVIGETEEFKSSKLILSELREQNRAGLNKVNRPQTTEPVKISSPSRTAQQPGPEPGIALLLKKAENTSPSAPLPGPQKQDSDSDQSLEDAKDDSDSSDSADSVSNYSSDVAVYKSHRMNSHAFVTERLNGLQLQRSAKEQLSVKETPRPQDTPTQERVVNDQMTSNSYGSRVAQLRRNFNTKPSSPYVKPPIPSKPAHLLAPAAAR